A part of Halobacterium jilantaiense genomic DNA contains:
- a CDS encoding homing endonuclease associated repeat-containing protein has translation MGRLVDYEYDFFSEYQSDVLADLPSIEQLIRLDDEVANKVTMPRYEGPVDPVEWTDLETYYSALFADFITDRIQGLVDTEPIETNRDRFHGFREDIASVNKKLPAQRAARSGVISKPAETVLLKRLRQLGFDPSALDVSHIGSGGGLYLLELFVTAAQQEALSDTALLTALLNEADALGSMSREAAMSRLHRPVLMVSLWNNQAEGLNNWLDNGRHGILEMATATGKTVAGIAAIAECCGVLPEDPDHEPRTDDANIMIVAHSNAILKQWEQEIQEKLGLPMPAGQTGEQADCVSFSGGDVEFHTAQSLLPQYDRDLADQYDLVIYDEVHHYSNLDGYGAAIDRPNYRAAMGLSATIGDDGGLKREQLTELLGDVVYTYGVEDARRDGIIPEFDWTVHPTPLDPYEREEWDEATESISDQFKHIRRSSTTTQILNQIPVPFTELEDLGDFIRAHEAASMVFDDDAIPDEWSNLQATIHSRTWIRHRSQPKITEAIELAKDYLEDPDRPIKLVIFAMDIETADEIADQLGEVSDHVYRAHSQLESSSRKNNETVQRNIDKFGKCENGVLVSPKMLDEGIDVPDAEVGINVAGTKTKLQLVQRMGRVLRKHGNQRPHFHHFIAMPDENYIAGLDSKEYVQELNWVRELGETIGVQPVIEEAGVDPELLERAEQRGHELWARDLLEDLEVETVQGNVNLEQLLDELTVEATEILLDELWLEGEQVAQDDWEAAMEALRDSNALSVEGLQRVWWLFPLYRERPTELDELLTASLSALSEEASSTRQSPGRTTAGQGGPSSDEKPTDVTESEESDTPGENSPASTTEDTELDGENPPSQDRDSVASSSSESAGTESHPQVSTSKEDADTDVTVETSSVFDALGVGEPPTALSRRLQVEPHEASPDETFLTSTGEGGLFSTGYLHQRSLQTYLLDDEEAVFLLASKRQAPEYSGQQLPDLNGYRAITAITPTRLLCVVGNDPENHSVQIRHENITSVAVQQAGTLFWKHRALRIETDDETLTIPDGTGTDLAAAARYVRTAAYEERCGAGERLIESCDVVASHAGFTAVEAVFDAAKSQFESALEWGQRHDLDTARAEAGVEFTTTCLKTADRQLRLEDELAEAQRLVSDARTASINGNEEQATQQYRAAKSQLEAMLSASYEAPSPAVAEAQQLHAKLEDALSSETANSGEETTSSTEASTATTEQSSQSESHQPTRDNLITELQALAEELGGAPKAPEMDEQGAYSTHEFYQEFGSWDDALDAAGIDRRAALLAELERVAAEVGEVPSTTQIDEHGRYSSGMYRDEFGWVTEARDAADFSGISNTKPESQVEESTEKPTDQHGDSDTESTHDSAPSREELIDEIQRLDDGENLVPYASEMDSDGAYKSHDCIQELGSWDEALDAAGIDKRARLLGELRRLRDELERMPKTADMNNHGRVSASMYGTFFGSWTEATSLIDASEESTNETTESDPSPDTRKESNSSPVLNGDRDSILTWEDIPGNSRLPSSIAVQVKEKKRTRSDRVDGRYLVADLNGKEFELKVWQKHGLEIEWKVDTWYILREARGTVWESDGEVHRLLDSTRDLAAIECGSEPPVEAES, from the coding sequence ATGGGTAGACTGGTTGACTACGAGTACGACTTCTTCAGCGAATACCAGTCTGATGTCCTCGCTGACCTCCCGTCCATCGAGCAACTCATCCGATTGGATGATGAGGTCGCGAATAAGGTCACAATGCCCCGGTATGAGGGGCCTGTTGACCCAGTTGAATGGACGGATTTAGAGACGTATTACAGCGCCCTCTTTGCGGACTTCATCACCGACCGCATCCAGGGGCTCGTTGATACAGAGCCTATCGAGACGAACCGAGACAGATTCCATGGCTTCCGAGAGGATATTGCGTCCGTCAACAAGAAGCTTCCAGCGCAACGAGCAGCGCGCTCAGGAGTCATTTCGAAGCCCGCAGAAACGGTCCTTCTCAAACGACTGCGACAGCTAGGGTTCGACCCGAGTGCTCTCGACGTCTCTCACATCGGCAGTGGGGGCGGGCTCTACCTATTGGAGTTGTTCGTGACTGCCGCCCAGCAAGAGGCCCTGTCAGATACCGCCCTTTTGACAGCCCTCCTTAACGAAGCCGATGCGCTGGGGAGCATGAGTCGAGAGGCAGCGATGTCCCGTCTACATCGCCCTGTCCTGATGGTGTCCCTCTGGAATAACCAGGCGGAGGGGCTCAACAACTGGTTGGACAACGGCCGACACGGAATTCTCGAGATGGCGACGGCCACAGGGAAAACTGTCGCTGGGATCGCTGCCATTGCCGAGTGCTGCGGCGTCCTCCCGGAGGATCCCGATCATGAGCCCCGAACTGATGACGCGAACATCATGATCGTCGCCCATTCGAACGCGATCCTCAAACAGTGGGAGCAGGAAATACAGGAGAAGCTCGGGCTCCCGATGCCAGCCGGCCAAACGGGGGAACAGGCAGACTGCGTGTCCTTCAGTGGTGGAGACGTCGAGTTCCATACTGCGCAGTCGCTGCTGCCCCAATACGATCGTGATCTCGCCGATCAGTATGATCTCGTCATCTACGACGAGGTTCATCACTACTCCAATTTAGACGGGTACGGGGCTGCCATCGACCGGCCGAATTATCGGGCTGCGATGGGGCTTTCCGCGACGATTGGCGACGACGGGGGCCTAAAACGAGAGCAGCTAACCGAACTGCTCGGGGACGTCGTCTACACGTACGGGGTTGAGGACGCTCGTCGTGACGGGATCATCCCCGAATTTGACTGGACAGTACACCCGACGCCGCTCGACCCGTACGAGCGGGAAGAGTGGGATGAGGCGACGGAGTCGATCTCCGACCAGTTCAAGCATATTCGGCGGTCGTCCACAACCACGCAGATTCTCAACCAGATTCCTGTTCCGTTCACTGAACTCGAAGACCTCGGGGACTTCATTCGTGCCCATGAGGCCGCATCGATGGTCTTCGACGATGATGCTATCCCCGACGAGTGGTCGAACCTCCAGGCGACGATCCATTCGCGGACGTGGATCCGCCACCGGTCACAGCCGAAGATCACGGAGGCAATCGAACTGGCGAAGGACTATCTGGAGGACCCGGACCGACCTATCAAACTCGTCATCTTCGCGATGGACATCGAGACAGCTGACGAAATCGCAGACCAACTCGGCGAGGTTTCAGATCACGTCTACCGGGCACACAGCCAGCTCGAGAGTTCCTCACGGAAGAACAATGAGACGGTCCAGCGAAACATCGACAAATTCGGGAAGTGCGAGAACGGTGTGCTCGTCTCTCCTAAGATGCTCGACGAAGGAATTGACGTTCCGGATGCTGAAGTCGGGATCAATGTCGCGGGGACCAAAACGAAACTGCAGCTCGTGCAACGAATGGGGCGTGTTCTCCGCAAGCACGGGAATCAGCGACCCCACTTCCACCATTTCATTGCCATGCCCGACGAGAACTACATCGCTGGGCTGGACTCGAAAGAGTACGTGCAGGAGCTCAACTGGGTGCGAGAACTGGGGGAGACGATTGGGGTGCAGCCAGTTATCGAGGAAGCCGGCGTCGATCCGGAGTTGCTGGAGCGCGCCGAACAGCGTGGCCACGAGCTCTGGGCTCGAGACTTGCTTGAGGACCTCGAGGTGGAAACGGTCCAGGGGAACGTCAATCTTGAACAGCTGCTTGATGAGCTGACTGTTGAAGCGACGGAGATTCTGCTGGATGAGTTATGGCTCGAAGGGGAGCAGGTGGCCCAGGATGATTGGGAGGCCGCGATGGAGGCCCTCCGTGACTCGAACGCGCTCTCTGTTGAAGGCCTCCAGCGTGTCTGGTGGCTCTTCCCGCTCTATCGAGAGCGGCCAACGGAGCTGGATGAACTCTTGACGGCGTCGTTGAGTGCTCTCTCTGAGGAAGCATCTTCGACACGGCAGTCACCGGGTCGGACGACCGCCGGCCAGGGCGGACCATCGAGCGATGAGAAGCCGACCGATGTGACTGAGTCGGAAGAGAGCGATACCCCGGGGGAGAACTCACCAGCGTCGACGACAGAAGATACGGAGTTGGATGGAGAGAATCCTCCGTCGCAAGACCGCGATTCAGTAGCGTCGTCGAGTTCCGAATCGGCAGGCACCGAATCGCATCCGCAGGTGTCTACGTCCAAGGAAGATGCGGACACTGACGTCACCGTGGAGACGTCCAGTGTGTTTGACGCGCTGGGGGTTGGAGAGCCGCCTACCGCTCTGTCGAGACGGCTGCAAGTCGAGCCCCATGAAGCATCCCCCGACGAAACTTTCCTGACGAGCACAGGCGAGGGCGGTCTCTTCTCGACAGGCTATCTGCACCAGCGATCGCTCCAAACGTACCTGCTGGATGACGAAGAGGCAGTCTTCCTGCTAGCCTCGAAACGCCAGGCGCCAGAATACAGCGGCCAGCAGCTACCGGACCTAAACGGGTACCGGGCGATTACAGCAATCACTCCGACGCGGCTGCTTTGCGTCGTCGGGAATGACCCAGAGAACCACTCGGTCCAGATTCGCCACGAGAATATCACGAGTGTTGCCGTTCAGCAGGCGGGGACTCTCTTCTGGAAGCACCGTGCACTCCGCATCGAAACGGACGACGAGACGCTCACAATCCCGGATGGCACCGGGACGGATCTGGCGGCTGCTGCAAGATACGTTCGTACCGCTGCGTACGAGGAACGGTGTGGTGCAGGTGAGCGGCTTATCGAAAGCTGTGACGTTGTTGCGTCCCATGCCGGGTTCACGGCAGTCGAGGCTGTATTCGATGCAGCCAAATCGCAGTTTGAATCGGCTTTGGAGTGGGGGCAGAGACACGATCTTGATACGGCCCGGGCGGAAGCAGGTGTGGAGTTCACCACTACCTGTCTCAAAACAGCTGACCGCCAACTCCGATTAGAGGACGAACTCGCAGAGGCCCAGCGGCTTGTCAGTGATGCTCGGACCGCTTCGATAAACGGCAACGAAGAGCAGGCAACGCAACAGTACCGTGCGGCGAAGTCACAGCTCGAGGCGATGCTATCGGCCTCGTATGAGGCGCCGAGTCCCGCTGTGGCGGAAGCTCAACAGCTCCATGCAAAACTTGAGGATGCGCTCTCGTCGGAGACTGCTAACAGTGGTGAAGAAACGACATCGAGTACGGAGGCCAGTACAGCGACTACGGAGCAGTCTTCACAAAGCGAGAGTCATCAACCAACTCGGGACAATCTTATTACGGAACTCCAGGCCTTAGCAGAGGAACTTGGTGGCGCCCCAAAGGCACCGGAAATGGACGAGCAGGGAGCGTATTCGACCCACGAGTTCTATCAAGAGTTTGGATCGTGGGATGATGCACTTGATGCTGCCGGGATTGACCGGCGAGCGGCGCTTCTCGCTGAACTGGAGCGTGTTGCTGCTGAGGTCGGCGAGGTTCCGTCAACCACTCAGATTGATGAACACGGCCGATACAGCTCCGGGATGTATCGCGATGAGTTTGGGTGGGTTACCGAAGCACGCGATGCCGCCGACTTCTCTGGTATCAGCAATACCAAACCGGAATCCCAAGTAGAGGAGTCGACCGAAAAACCAACCGACCAGCACGGCGACAGCGATACGGAGTCCACTCACGATTCTGCGCCATCCCGAGAGGAACTCATCGACGAGATTCAGCGTCTTGATGACGGTGAAAACCTCGTGCCGTACGCGTCGGAGATGGATTCTGACGGCGCGTACAAATCGCATGACTGTATTCAGGAATTGGGGTCGTGGGATGAAGCGCTGGACGCGGCGGGCATCGATAAGCGGGCTCGGCTCCTTGGGGAACTCCGCCGTCTTCGTGACGAGCTCGAACGGATGCCGAAAACGGCGGATATGAACAATCACGGGCGGGTTTCCGCGTCGATGTATGGCACCTTCTTTGGGTCGTGGACGGAAGCAACCTCCCTGATTGATGCGAGCGAAGAGTCGACGAACGAGACGACTGAGTCCGATCCATCTCCCGATACCAGAAAAGAATCGAATTCATCGCCCGTATTGAATGGTGACAGGGATTCCATTCTCACCTGGGAGGACATCCCCGGGAACAGTCGGCTTCCGTCTTCGATTGCAGTTCAGGTGAAAGAGAAGAAACGGACGCGGTCAGATCGTGTAGATGGCCGGTATCTGGTCGCCGATCTCAACGGCAAGGAGTTCGAGCTCAAAGTCTGGCAAAAACACGGCCTCGAGATCGAGTGGAAAGTCGATACCTGGTATATCCTGCGTGAGGCCAGAGGGACAGTCTGGGAGAGCGATGGAGAGGTACACCGACTACTCGATAGCACGAGAGACCTGGCGGCGATCGAATGTGGATCAGAGCCACCGGTAGAAGCGGAATCGTGA
- a CDS encoding DEAD/DEAH box helicase — protein sequence MGYFADHADQINFQQFGSEGMEGIRSCQAGGFWGVKSHFTAYEDEPALVSMPTGSGKTALMMLLAFGLSEKQVLVVTASDVLRTQTAAKFKQLDGLRQAGVVDDKLDTPSVATVTSRVTDEETWDELDEDVVVTLPHNISKVYDSDQYSDSIVSPPEEKFDLVFFDEAHHIRAPSWMELLETVDSAKRVLLTATPFRRDRQTLPGRMVYHYPLSNAMEERLYQPLSLTEVSTYRADDPDSKLAVAAATELADIRTDYSSAKLLVRCDKISTAQGLEDVYSSHGLDVEAIHSDRTSKQNAETISALQDGELDGVVAVGMLGEGVDIADLKVAVLHQPPKSFAFTLQLIGRVTRPAEDSDVAATVIADPDKLREAGVDDVVKRLYHEDAGWRQLVPELVDKYIETNVAATTAGQDALRGVNERDLQPYRSTRLYESTESDVDLVADVSLDDDTIVYKLPRSDEVFLGLITEKIDKPTWGTRTPLDYRQYDLHLYYYHDETETLFEASSSDELSDRIRSQIVSDEIEIYGGESLVRMLQAEVDIEYQVAGLANALGPSGSLPSYKMYLGDRVEGAVRQTDAQAFAQGHAVAEVDEEIIGISNDQGRVWSTGREGIGDFISWCQGLAGKLEKYEFESVAPKLGLGEVRRIDEFPADPVYGTLNPALQQLDVEINTSEVHEEGGWQPVKESALRDLTYQTDEPTAVEFSYTPYETAQSLSGTYNIADNELTGQLANCQFRIVSRNQTSEWTGEMFFNRYPLYFCTGDGTLVYNGRGHKVKQELSEVPSTCFVEESKIDWSGCATWGEYSFDDNDTDAEGLIHVHAWVENFIEANGENEQILFCDHTTGEIADYVQFEPSQKRISLYHCKACKKSKKSGARLEDVRDVVDQVFRSIAWIRNSGLPKRIRYRQENTGVEGFKLNEEGFDEIETRFQPNEWDFRVYIVQPGLDHDKARTRANINTLLLTCKEWLEAVDTELRIIGDPNDQVVEVS from the coding sequence ATGGGCTACTTCGCCGATCACGCTGATCAGATCAATTTTCAGCAGTTCGGCTCGGAAGGCATGGAGGGAATAAGATCCTGTCAAGCAGGTGGTTTCTGGGGCGTCAAGAGCCACTTCACGGCATACGAAGATGAGCCAGCACTGGTGTCAATGCCGACTGGTTCCGGGAAGACAGCGCTGATGATGTTATTGGCGTTTGGACTGAGCGAGAAGCAAGTACTCGTCGTGACTGCATCTGACGTGCTTCGTACCCAAACCGCAGCGAAATTCAAACAGCTAGATGGCCTGAGACAAGCTGGCGTTGTTGATGACAAACTTGACACCCCTTCTGTTGCAACAGTTACCTCAAGGGTCACCGACGAGGAGACCTGGGACGAATTGGATGAGGATGTTGTAGTTACTCTCCCTCACAATATCAGCAAGGTCTATGACTCGGACCAGTACTCAGATTCTATTGTCAGTCCTCCTGAAGAGAAATTTGATCTCGTCTTTTTCGATGAGGCACATCACATCAGAGCTCCCAGCTGGATGGAACTACTCGAGACCGTAGACAGCGCTAAGCGGGTATTGTTGACTGCGACTCCATTCCGTCGTGACCGACAGACGCTACCGGGCCGGATGGTGTATCACTATCCTCTGAGCAATGCGATGGAAGAACGATTATATCAACCATTGTCTTTGACCGAAGTTTCGACGTATCGTGCTGACGATCCGGATAGCAAATTGGCAGTAGCAGCGGCTACCGAGCTGGCAGATATTAGAACGGACTACTCCAGTGCTAAGCTTCTAGTACGGTGTGATAAAATCTCTACTGCTCAAGGCTTGGAAGATGTCTACAGCAGCCATGGGCTTGATGTTGAGGCGATTCATTCGGACCGGACGTCCAAACAAAATGCAGAGACGATCAGCGCACTTCAAGATGGAGAACTTGACGGGGTCGTTGCTGTTGGGATGCTGGGTGAGGGGGTCGATATTGCGGATCTGAAGGTTGCAGTGCTTCATCAGCCCCCGAAGTCGTTTGCTTTCACACTCCAACTAATTGGCCGTGTCACTCGACCTGCGGAAGATTCGGATGTCGCTGCAACAGTTATCGCTGACCCAGACAAGTTGCGTGAGGCCGGGGTTGATGATGTCGTCAAGCGATTGTATCATGAGGATGCAGGCTGGCGTCAGCTCGTTCCAGAACTCGTCGACAAATATATTGAGACAAACGTAGCAGCGACTACTGCCGGACAAGATGCGCTTCGAGGCGTCAATGAGCGAGACCTCCAACCGTACCGCAGCACTCGACTTTACGAGAGTACGGAGTCTGACGTCGACTTGGTAGCTGACGTTTCACTTGACGACGACACTATCGTCTACAAACTGCCCCGATCCGACGAGGTGTTTCTTGGGCTGATCACCGAGAAAATCGATAAACCGACCTGGGGGACTAGAACTCCGCTTGACTACCGTCAATATGACCTCCATCTCTACTACTATCACGACGAAACCGAGACTCTGTTTGAAGCTTCCTCATCAGATGAGCTATCTGACCGTATTCGTAGCCAGATAGTATCCGATGAAATTGAAATCTACGGCGGTGAATCACTCGTCCGAATGCTGCAGGCAGAGGTCGATATTGAGTACCAAGTTGCAGGACTAGCCAACGCACTGGGGCCGTCTGGGAGTCTCCCTTCCTATAAAATGTATCTTGGTGACCGGGTGGAGGGAGCTGTGAGGCAAACAGATGCACAGGCCTTCGCTCAAGGCCATGCAGTTGCAGAGGTTGATGAAGAGATCATTGGCATTAGCAATGATCAGGGGCGTGTTTGGTCCACTGGTAGGGAGGGAATTGGTGATTTCATTTCGTGGTGTCAGGGTCTCGCGGGCAAACTTGAGAAATATGAATTCGAATCTGTCGCACCTAAACTCGGGTTAGGGGAGGTTCGCCGCATCGACGAGTTCCCTGCAGATCCAGTATACGGGACTCTCAATCCTGCGCTTCAACAACTCGATGTTGAGATTAATACAAGCGAAGTACACGAGGAGGGTGGATGGCAGCCCGTGAAGGAATCTGCTCTAAGAGACCTCACCTACCAGACCGATGAGCCCACTGCTGTCGAATTCTCCTATACTCCATATGAGACAGCGCAGTCGCTATCTGGCACGTACAATATCGCAGATAATGAACTGACCGGTCAACTCGCTAACTGTCAGTTCAGGATAGTCAGCAGGAACCAGACCAGCGAATGGACCGGTGAGATGTTTTTCAACCGTTATCCGTTGTACTTCTGCACAGGTGACGGGACCTTAGTGTATAATGGGCGCGGACACAAGGTCAAACAAGAACTTTCAGAGGTTCCGTCGACTTGTTTTGTTGAAGAATCGAAGATCGATTGGTCGGGATGTGCTACGTGGGGAGAATACTCGTTTGATGATAATGACACAGATGCCGAGGGACTCATTCATGTTCACGCCTGGGTAGAGAACTTTATCGAGGCAAACGGTGAGAATGAACAAATTCTGTTCTGTGATCATACGACCGGTGAGATAGCAGACTATGTTCAGTTCGAGCCGTCTCAAAAGCGCATTAGCCTCTACCACTGCAAGGCATGCAAAAAAAGCAAAAAAAGTGGAGCGCGTCTCGAAGACGTTCGTGATGTTGTTGATCAGGTATTCCGGAGTATAGCGTGGATTAGGAACAGTGGGCTTCCAAAGCGGATTCGGTATCGTCAAGAGAATACTGGTGTAGAGGGGTTCAAACTGAATGAAGAGGGATTCGATGAAATCGAGACAAGATTTCAGCCGAACGAGTGGGACTTCAGAGTGTATATCGTTCAACCTGGGCTGGACCACGACAAGGCCCGAACACGGGCTAACATCAATACACTACTGCTGACCTGTAAGGAGTGGTTAGAGGCGGTTGATACTGAACTACGCATTATTGGTGATCCTAACGATCAAGTCGTGGAAGTGTCCTAA
- a CDS encoding tyrosine-type recombinase/integrase, with amino-acid sequence MSDVTAPETDRGWESVDDVSWTLLDLDELVDAYWAVVAPVMETDGLDPNREKPTHSWLRDHGFRPLLYALREYHDRTFAEFWREDLEIDTVESGYDWATDHERTIEALESFLTSRRERKGLADSSIDTLRYRLNRYVTAYYEENDTGDLVTPVARDGDIPAYKAVDACWTAFDRLHADIDGGQTKRRIHLAVSNWYAHLVRRKWAAVNPADGLDDEFDWSNGNDDDTDTPCLATEHVRALYKAADGQEDRLLVLALCAWGLRPNEVASLRARQFVLDVSTDEIPYITFEERKNGPGEVSLLYGKEVLEDRLAMFSDCEDWDGYLFPSPHASRGPISRWTVWNRFTQLAERAGLPDEIGGVSPSPKMGRRFWYDAYSSSLDVVLESLDEIAAEQGSASADVVMQNYLSDSRARKLRREYMRDQLAAAFEES; translated from the coding sequence GTGAGCGACGTAACAGCCCCAGAAACCGACCGGGGCTGGGAGAGCGTCGACGACGTCTCGTGGACCCTCCTCGATCTGGACGAACTCGTCGACGCGTACTGGGCTGTCGTCGCTCCGGTGATGGAGACAGACGGGCTCGATCCAAATCGAGAGAAACCGACACACAGCTGGCTCCGCGACCACGGCTTTCGGCCGCTTCTCTACGCCCTACGGGAGTATCACGACAGGACCTTCGCAGAATTTTGGCGTGAGGACCTCGAGATCGACACCGTAGAATCGGGCTACGACTGGGCAACCGACCACGAACGGACGATCGAGGCACTCGAGTCCTTTCTCACGTCACGGCGAGAGCGGAAGGGGCTCGCAGACTCGTCGATCGATACTCTCCGCTACCGATTGAACCGCTACGTCACCGCCTACTACGAGGAGAATGATACCGGTGACCTCGTGACACCCGTTGCTCGAGATGGTGATATCCCGGCCTACAAAGCAGTCGATGCGTGTTGGACAGCGTTCGACCGCCTGCACGCGGATATCGACGGTGGGCAAACCAAACGCCGGATTCATCTCGCGGTTTCGAATTGGTATGCGCATTTGGTGCGTCGGAAATGGGCTGCAGTGAACCCCGCTGACGGCCTCGACGACGAGTTCGATTGGTCAAACGGCAATGACGACGATACGGATACGCCATGTCTCGCCACCGAGCACGTTCGCGCACTCTACAAGGCGGCAGACGGCCAGGAGGACCGCCTTCTGGTACTCGCCCTGTGTGCCTGGGGTCTTCGTCCGAATGAGGTTGCTAGCCTACGAGCGCGTCAATTCGTTCTTGACGTCTCTACCGACGAAATTCCGTATATTACGTTCGAGGAGCGGAAGAACGGGCCCGGCGAGGTGTCTCTCCTCTACGGTAAGGAGGTACTCGAAGACCGCCTCGCAATGTTCTCCGATTGCGAGGACTGGGATGGCTATCTATTTCCGTCGCCACACGCCTCACGCGGCCCGATTTCCCGGTGGACAGTCTGGAACCGCTTCACACAGCTCGCTGAACGAGCTGGCCTTCCTGACGAGATTGGCGGCGTCTCTCCCTCGCCAAAGATGGGGCGACGCTTCTGGTATGACGCCTATTCCTCGTCACTCGATGTCGTCCTCGAAAGCCTTGACGAGATTGCGGCCGAGCAAGGAAGCGCGAGTGCCGACGTCGTAATGCAAAATTATCTCTCAGATTCGCGGGCCCGGAAGCTTCGTCGAGAGTATATGCGGGACCAGTTAGCTGCCGCCTTCGAGGAATCTTGA
- a CDS encoding ParA family protein — protein sequence MTESPRGWGVTPSTGIPTIAFGNQKGGTGKTTATINSAAALATRDHDVLAIDMDPQADMTKGLGLGPGDDNDPSSPKNDLPNTLATDDANLLDVLVDNPRTHDTTLSEIVIHSDDYDHLNFDLVPSHKDMGLARDWMDDASARLSLKSALEKLVDDGYDYDFILIDCPPDLSVLTDAAFIAAQNVFLAAQTQATSRDALDDLWDQLESIEDNQQIEISIVGLLANMYRDDGQSQKFLEAFDESYASLAPIFKLPMRVAIQRAWDNGCDIFEWEDTNDQQVERDLFLEVAETMERAFDKTQVEV from the coding sequence ATGACCGAGTCACCTCGTGGCTGGGGCGTTACACCATCGACCGGAATTCCCACGATCGCCTTCGGCAATCAGAAGGGCGGGACTGGTAAGACAACGGCGACGATCAACAGTGCCGCTGCGCTGGCCACTCGCGACCACGATGTCCTTGCGATCGATATGGACCCACAGGCCGATATGACGAAAGGACTGGGACTGGGCCCGGGCGACGACAACGACCCCTCAAGCCCGAAGAACGACCTTCCAAATACGCTCGCGACTGATGACGCGAATCTTCTCGATGTCCTCGTCGATAATCCACGCACGCACGACACGACACTCTCAGAAATCGTAATCCATAGCGACGATTACGACCACCTGAACTTCGATCTCGTGCCGAGCCACAAAGACATGGGGCTTGCCCGGGACTGGATGGACGATGCAAGTGCTCGTCTCTCGCTGAAAAGTGCCCTCGAGAAGCTGGTGGACGACGGCTATGACTACGATTTTATCTTGATCGACTGCCCACCAGATCTCTCAGTTCTGACGGATGCAGCGTTCATCGCCGCGCAGAACGTGTTCCTGGCCGCACAAACCCAAGCGACATCCCGAGATGCCCTAGACGATCTCTGGGACCAGCTGGAATCCATCGAGGATAACCAACAAATCGAGATTTCGATCGTAGGCCTACTGGCAAATATGTATAGAGACGATGGGCAGTCACAGAAGTTCCTAGAGGCATTTGACGAGTCATATGCGTCACTAGCGCCGATCTTCAAGCTTCCAATGCGGGTGGCGATACAGCGCGCGTGGGACAACGGCTGCGATATTTTCGAATGGGAGGACACAAACGACCAGCAAGTCGAGCGCGACCTCTTCCTAGAGGTTGCTGAGACAATGGAACGGGCGTTCGACAAAACGCAGGTGGAGGTGTAA